A window of Mangifera indica cultivar Alphonso chromosome 11, CATAS_Mindica_2.1, whole genome shotgun sequence contains these coding sequences:
- the LOC123228972 gene encoding caffeic acid 3-O-methyltransferase-like codes for MAMSQEQEVGKLAIRLANGAVLPMVMKSAIELNLIDIIFASGDGVFLSPSDIASMLPTKNPDAPILLDRMLRLLASYDILKCSVRREENGQVKRLYGVAPICKFFVNNEDGGSVASLLQLLHDKVTMEGWYHLTDTVLEGGSPFNRAHGMRSAFEYMEKDPIHHQLFNKAMSNNTTLIMKKMVDVYKGFEGVKVLVDVGGGIGANLGTITSKYPYIKGINFDLPNVVAHAPPISGVEHVGGDMFTNIPKGDAIFLKTVLHDWGDEDCSKILKKCCEALPNSGKVLVVEVNVPEIPENNVSSNIACELDLLMMIVHPGGRERTLKEFEALALESGFSRCEVICSAYNSWVLEFHK; via the exons ATGGCCATGTCGCAGGAACAAGAAGTGGGCAAGCTAGCCATCAGGTTAGCAAACGGCGCGGTCCTTCCCATGGTGATGAAATCAGCCATCGAGCTGAACCTCATAGATATCATCTTTGCCTCTGGTGATGGCGTTTTCCTTTCACCTTCCGACATCGCGAGTATGCTCCCCACCAAGAACCCTGACGCTCCCATTTTGCTCGACCGCATGCTACGACTCTTGGCTAGCTATGATATACTCAAATGCTCGGTTAGAAGAGAAGAGAATGGACAAGTTAAAAGATTGTACGGTGTTGCACCCATTTGCAAGTTCTTTGTGAACAATGAAGATGGAGGCTCGGTTGCTAGTTTGTTGCAGTTGTTGCACGACAAGGTCACCATGGAAGGCTG GTATCATCTAACCGATACCGTGCTTGAAGGTGGAAGCCCTTTCAATAGAGCACATGGAATGAGATCTGCTTTTGAATACATGGAAAAGGACCCAATCCATCACCAGTTATTTAACAAAGCAATGTCAAACAACACTACCTTAATCATGAAGAAGATGGTTGATGTTTACAAAGGATTTGAAGGCGTCAAAGTATTAGTAGACGTGGGTGGTGGAATTGGTGCTAATCTTGGCACCATCACTTCTAAGTATCCTTACATTAAAGGCATAAACTTTGATTTACCTAATGTTGTAGCTCATGCACCTCCAATATCAG GTGTTGAGCATGTTGGAGGAGATATGTTCACAAATATTCCAAAAGGTGACGCCATTTTCTTAAAG ACAGTTCTACATGATTGGGGTGATGAAGACTGCTCGAAAATTCTCAAGAAATGTTGTGAAGCTCTTCCAAACTCTGGAAAAGTACTCGTTGTAGAAGTGAATGTTCCTGAGATTCCTGAAAATAATGTTTCATCAAACATTGCCTGCGAACTAGATCTCTTGATGATGATTGTGCACCCAGGAGGAAGAGAGCGGACACTTAAAGAGTTTGAGGCATTAGCTTTGGAATCCGGATTTTCCAGGTGTGAAGTTATATGCTCTGCATACAACAGCTGGGTTTTGGAGTTCCACAAATGA